A window of the Cannabis sativa cultivar Pink pepper isolate KNU-18-1 chromosome X, ASM2916894v1, whole genome shotgun sequence genome harbors these coding sequences:
- the LOC115702344 gene encoding uncharacterized protein LOC115702344 → MLGKSLASPLLTYKYAPRTVFSTTDVVTGTTTGNIALLNVNSHCQNGVKVSWTSCSSKKWVLKSTAQIENMIVTEEDKKQWEACREALCTYKFSNEEADKILGKAFGQIHSPYWGEERKKVVPKLELVNEILDYLRNLNLSEDDLAKVLKKFPEVLGCDLEDEVKVNVQVLEKEWEIKGKTLRNLLLRNPRLLGYNIDCKGDCAAQCTRCWARF, encoded by the exons ATGCTAGGAAAGTCACTTGCTTCTCCTTTACTGACCTACAAGTATGCACCACGGACAGTCTTTTCGACA ACTGATGTTGTAACAGGCACAACCACAGGAAATATTGCATTGCTCAATGTAAATAGTCATTGTCAGAATGGAGTCAAAGTCTCTTGGACATCGTGTTCTTCAAAGAAATGGGTATTAAAGTCAACTGCACAAATTGAGAATATGATCGTAACTGAAGAAGATAAAAAGCAGTGGGAAGCATGCAGGGAAGCTCTGTGTACATATAAATTCAGCAATGAGGAAGCAGATAAAATTCTTGGAAAAGCTTTTGGCCAGATACACTCGCCTTACTGGGGTGAAGAACGCAAAAAGGTTGTTCCGAAACTTGAACTTGTGAATGAAATTTTGGACTACTTAAGAAATTTGAACCTATCAGAAGATGATCTCGCGAAGGTGCTTAAAAAGTTTCCTGAAGTTCTTGGATGTGATCTAGAAGATGAGGTAAAAGTCAATGTGCAGGTTTTGGAGAAGGAATGGgaaatcaaaggaaaaactCTTCGAAACCTTCTTCTTCGAAATCCAAGACTATTGGGTTACAACATTGACTGCAAGGGAGATTGTGCAGCACAATGCACGCGATGCTGGGCTCGTTTTTAA
- the LOC115702342 gene encoding uncharacterized protein LOC115702342 produces MAPYRQSGAERFGSRVHDLHHHHNHHSNGVSDHVTVGVRSASHKQARIRRPGRSSRGLLGVSIGWVIVVLSLVLVLTVFFYYFISKENEEVNTFHGEDDDLRTDLDFLANVTRTKTYKVLKFGKGSVVHGRDSRYWDRDDRRRDSDYNEDTVENSRVGARDEIIDSSDASLKLKNLEKKSVILGSLKDSDGKGVGLYNEAGRNELKMYEAEYEASLKNSRKSVKNVSQHEQLDDKHSEKQNDLIDSFDEYDDGIDYHEAHGDEYDDTRHDKGDPFDIEKTHNENNGHKTENTFGKSLGQDSSEHSQNTVEANKKSRGFSVSDGQSSKRSRSDLKRKGKRRKFSGSSCEIKFANSTAHLIEPLESRKFARFSLHYTEFEDKPDGLEHWEPKFAGHQSLQEREDSFLARDQKINCGFVKGPKGSSSTGFDLAEDDANYMSRCHIAVSSCIFGNSDRLRTPTGKAVTRLSRKNVCFVMFIDEITLETLSSEGQTPDRMGFIGLWRIVVVKNLPYADMRRVGKIPKLLPHRLFPSARYSIWLDSKLRLQLDPLLILEYFLWRKDKEYAISNHYDRHCVWEEVMQNKKLNKYNHTIIDEQFEFYQADGLTRFNASDPEKLLPSNVPEGSFIIRAHTPMSNLFSCLWFNEVERFTPRDQLSFAYTFQKLKRMNPGKPFHLNMFKDCERRAIAKLYHHRSDEKRNIRRKETE; encoded by the exons ATGGCCCCATACAGGCAGTCGGGAGCGGAGAGGTTCGGCTCACGTGTCCACGATCTCCACCACCACCACAACCACCACTCCAATGGCGTCTCGGATCACGTGACCGTCGGGGTCCGCTCCGCCTCGCACAAACAGGCTCGAATTCGCCGACCGGGTCGATCCAGTAGAGGACTACTTGGGGTCTCGATCGGCTGGGTCATCGTTGTTCTTTCGCTGGTTCTCGTTCTCACTGTCTTCTTCTACTACTTCATTTCCAAAGAAAATGAAG AAGTAAATACTTTTCATGGTGAGGATGATGATTTAAGGACTGACCTTGATTTTTTAGCCAACGTGACACGGACGAAGACTTATAAAGTCCTCAAGTTTGGTAAGGGGTCAGTAGTTCATGGCCGAGATTCCAGGTATTGGGACAGGGATGACAGGAGAAGAGACAGCGATTACAATGAGGATACTGTGGAGAACAGTAGAGTAGGTGCTAGAGATGAAATTATAGATAGTAGTGATGCGTCGCTGAAATTAAAGAACCTTGAAAAGAAGTCTGTTATTCTTGGTTCTCTTAAGGATTCAGATGGGAAAGGGGTTGGATTGTACAACGAAGCTGGGCGTAATGAGTTGAAAATGTATGAAGCTGAATATGAGGCCTCCTTAAAAAATTCACGAAAATCAGTGAAAAACGTCAGTCAACATGAGCAGCTGGATGACAAACATTCAGAAAAGCAAAATGATCTAATTGATTCTTTTGATGAATATGATGATGGGATAGATTATCATGAGGCTCATGGAGATGAGTATGATGATACTAGACATGACAAGGGGGATCCTTTTGACATAGAAAAAACACATAATGAGAATAACGGCCATAAGACTGAGAACACTTTTGGCAAATCACTTGGGCAGGATTCTTCTGAGCACTCTCAGAATACAGTTGAAGCTAATAAGAAGTCCAGAGGTTTCAGTGTCAGTGATGGTCAATCTTCAAAAAGGTCACGGTCAGAtttaaaaaggaaaggaaagcGACGAAAGTTTTCCG GTTCATCTTGTGAGATTAAATTTGCAAACTCTACTGCACATCTTATAGAGCCTCTAGAAAGTCGAAAATTCGCTAGGTTTAGCTTGCATTATACTGAATTTGAGGACAAACCTGATGGGTTGGAGCACTGGGAACCAAAATTTGCAGGGCATCAGAGTTTGCAAGAAAGGGAAGATTCATTCTTGGCACGtgatcaaaaaataaattgtggcTTTGTTAAAGGTCCTAAAGGGTCCTCAAGTACTGGATTTGATTTGGCTGAAGATGATGCAAATTATATGAGCAGATGCCATATTGCTGTCAGCTCTTGTATTTTTGGCAACTCAGATCGCTTGAGAACGCCTACTGGTAAAGCG GTCACTCGTTTGTCAAGGAAAAATGTCTGTTTTGTTATGTTCATTGATGAGATTACTCTAGAAACACTTTCTTCAGAAGGTCAGACACCAGACAGAATGGGTTTTATTGGATTATGGAGGATTGTGGTGGTGAAAAACTTGCCATATGCTGATATGCGGAGAGTTGGAAAAATACCTAAACTTCTACCTCACCGGCTTTTTCCATCTGCAAG GTATTCTATTTGGTTAGACAGCAAATTACGTCTCCAACTTGACCCTCTACTAATATTGGAATACTTCCTGTGGCGAAAGGATAAGGAGTACGCAATCTCCAATCACTATGACAGACATTGTGTTTGGGAGGAGGTTATGCAAAATAAGAAATTGAACAAGTACAACCATACCATCATAGATGAACAATTCGAATTTTATCAAGCTGATGGCTTGACTAGATTTAATGCCTCAGATCCAGAAAAGCTTCTCCCCAGCA ATGTACCTGAAGGGTCATTCATCATTCGAGCTCACACCCCAATGTCAAATTTGTTCTCTTGTCTATGGTTTAATGAGGTTGAACGATTTACTCCTCGTGATCAGCTAAGTTTTGCCTATACATTCCAGAAGTTAAAAAGGATGAATCCTGGAAAACCGTTTCATCTTAATATGTTCAAG GACTGTGAGAGAAGAGCCATTGCCAAACTGTATCATCACAGGTCAGACGAGAAGCGAAACATTCGTCGGAAGGAAACTGAGTAA
- the LOC115702341 gene encoding F-box/kelch-repeat protein At3g23880 has product MARLLRLVEKRAYIKKIEEGKRKQQETDLVPYLHDDCVSNILVRLPLDSIQRSRFVCKAWFNIIHNAKFIAAHLRRAESVLIFVSSPRTETTMVPILPEKPNVVSVEARLNQSNSAFFLEQPLVSASSKFSVQFIEFKDGKSLIREYNISCLGKIRASCNGLILLDNKMKKGGLILMNPVTRKLVPLPLGTLFPQHNESYGFALSSVTGNYKVVHLFIDNLGYINCEILIIGKKSWREVDGPSFGLIRWFGYCPVSAIGALHWIPQIDHNDYIVSLELEEEKFRQITLPKSCRTYDRIVEVSGLLGFVTHDEVNQIDVWILKGLYGDVWIKQHSITVGCILDMVPLFSLRIKGEMVFKRDEDGSFYVYNFQLKEMTKVEMLNGRVPFSASCLTHVNSLVSWCSTNGAQDM; this is encoded by the coding sequence ATGGCAAGGTTACTAAGATTAGTGGAGAAAAGAGCATACATTAAAAAGATAGAAGAAGGAAAACGAAAGCAACAAGAGACTGACCTAGTTCCTTACCTTCATGATGATTGTGTGTCAAATATCCTTGTACGTCTTCCTCTTGACTCTATTCAAAGGTCAAGGTTTGTCTGTAAGGCTTGGTTTAATATAATTCATAATGCCAAATTCATTGCTGCCCATCTTCGCCGAGCTGAATCTGTTTTGATTTTCGTTTCCTCACCTCGAACAGAAACAACCATGGTTCCCATACTTCCAGAGAAGCCTAATGTTGTTTCAGTAGAAGCAAGACTTAATCAGTCTAACTCTGCCTTTTTTTTGGAGCAACCATTGGTTAGTGCATCTTCAAAGTTTTCTGTTCAGTTCATAGAATTTAAAGATGGGAAGAGTCTGATAAGAGAATACAATATAAGTTGTTTAGGCAAGATTAGAGCTTCCTGCAATGGTCTAATTTTGCTTGATAATAAAATGAAGAAGGGAGGACTGATACTCATGAATCCAGTGACTAGAAAGTTGGTGCCTCTTCCTCTTGGCactctttttcctcaacataaTGAATCTTATGGTTTTGCCTTAAGCAGTGTTACTGGTAACTACAAAGTTGTGCACTTGTTTATAGATAACCTGGGATACATCAATTGTGAGATTCTGATCATTGGAAAGAAATCATGGAGAGAGGTTGATGGTCCTTCTTTTGGACTCATTCGTTGGTTTGGCTATTGTCCTGTATCTGCAATTGGAGCTCTACATTGGATTCCTCAAATCGATCATAATGACTACATAGTGTCCTTGGAATTGGAGGAGGAAAAGTTTCGCCAGATAACTCTACCAAAAAGTTGCAGAACTTATGATCGTATTGTCGAGGTGAGTGGCCTCTTAGGTTTTGTAACTCATGATGAAGTTAATCAAATAGATGTGTGGATCTTGAAAGGCTTATACGGTGATGTGTGGATAAAGCAACATAGTATAACTGTGGGTTGCATTTTAGACATGGTTCCCCTTTTCAGCTTAAGAATCAAAGGCGAAATGGTTTTCAAGAGAGATGAAGATGGCTCATTTTATGTTTATAACTTCCAACTCAAAGAGATGACTAAGGTTGAAATGTTAAACGGACGTGTCCCTTTCTCTGCTTCCTGCCTAACTCATGTGAACAGTCTTGTCTCTTGGTGTAGCACTAATGGAGCACAAGACATGTGA
- the LOC115703246 gene encoding gibberellin-regulated protein 9, which yields MKKLFLVFILATILLTQALAEASSINISAGNSISRTVDEGSSVVAYHRKHLPKINCNDACGNRCKKASKRKRCKRACKTCCVRCHCVPPGTYGHKNLCPCYARLRTHGNKLKCP from the exons ATGAAGAAGCTCTTCTTGGTTTTTATTTTAGCCACCATTCTTTTGACTCAG GCTTTAGCAGAGGCTTCGTCGATCAATATTAGTGCTGGAAATTCTATTAGTCGTACT GTTGATGAAGGAAGCAGTGTGGTAGCTTATCACAGAAAACATCTTCCAAAAATCA ATTGCAATGATGCATGTGGGAATAGATGCAAGAAGGCTTCAAAGAGGAAGAGATGCAAGAGAGCTTGCAAAACTTGTTGCGTGAGATGCCACTGCGTTCCTCCGGGCACTTATGGCCATAAGAACCTCTGTCCATGTTATGCTCGCCTCCGAACCCATGGAAACAAGCTCAAGTGcccttaa